In the genome of Trypanosoma brucei gambiense DAL972 chromosome 11, complete sequence, the window TTGTAAACATTGAGTTGGCTGACGGCACATTGCGGCGCGGGCAGGTGCTGGAAGTGGACGGTGATAAGGCTGTTGTGCAGGTGTTTGAGGGAACCTCCGGTATTGACGTAATGCGCTCAAAGTGTGAGTTCACAGGGAAGGTGATGGAATTGGGCGTGAGTGAAGATATGCTGGGACGTGTCTTCAATGGCTCCGGCATTCCAATCGACGATGGGCCGCCGGTGTTGGCTGAGCAGTATCGCGATATTCAAGGTATTCCCATTAACCCACGCGCTCGTGTGTACCCGGAGGAAATGATTCAAACCGGTATTTCCTCCATTGATGTTATGACTTCCATTTCGCGTGGGCAGAAaattccccttttctccgGCGCTGGTCTTCCGCACAATGAAATTGCGGCGCAGATCGTCCGCCAGGCCGGTTTGGTTCGCAGGGAAGGGAAACAGGAGGATTTTTGTATTGTGTTCGCGGCCATGGGTGTAAACCAGGAAACCGCTCGCTTCTTCCGCACCGAGTTCGAGGAGAACGGCTCTATGGAAAAAACCGTTCTGTTCATGAACTTGGCGAACGATCCCACTATTGAACGCATCGTCACGCCTCGCCTTGCTCTTACCACAGCGGAATATCTCGCGTATGACTGCGGGAAACACGTGCTAGTGATCCTCACTGACATGAGCTCGTATGCGGATGCCTTACGTGAGGTGTCTGCGGCGCGTGAGGAGGTCCCTGGCCGTCGTGGTTTCCCCGGGTACATGTACACAGATCTAGCATGCATTTATGAACGGGCCGGGCGTGTGCTGGGTCGTGCTGGATCCATTACACAAATACCAATTCTCACCATGCCGAATGATGATATTACACATCCCATTCCTGACCTCACGGGGTACATCACAGAAGGGCAAATATACGTGGACCGCCAGTTGCATAACCGTCAGTTGTATCCTCCCATTAACATTTTGCCATCACTCAGCCGGCTGATGAAGAATGCCATTGGTGAGGGAATGACACGAAAGGATCACAGCGGAGTCAGCAATCAAATGTACGCCGCGTATGCGGTGAGTCGAGACATTTTGGCCATGAAGGCTGTCGTTGGTGAGGAGACGCTCAGCAGCGAAGATCTGCTGCATCTGGAGTTTCTGGAGAAGTTCGAGAAGAAGTTCATTTGCCAAGGTTTTTATGAGTCACGCGATGTGTTTCAGAGCTTGGACCTCTGCTGGCAGTTGCTCCGCATTTTCCCGAAGGTGTTGCTCAACAAAATTGATGTGAAGACGAGAAATGAATTTTACGATCGTCAACCCGCCAACCGTTGATttgcttctcctcctcctctttttcctcccctctccgcccaaagcaaaagaaaaaagggagggaatcATGCAAAGCAAGAAAATGGAAGTAGGAGAAAgaagtgggggaaaaaatgatagGAGGCTGatgagaagaaagagaggtgtTTGGTTGAAACTGCAGGCGTTGGGCACTGCATACCAAAAGGGAAGCAGGGGACAgtggaacaacaacaacaacaaaaattatagaagaagcaaaggaaggaaaggagagggaaatgcGTTAAGTTTGAGAACCAAACGGGTGAATGTGGAATCGGtgggggaagaggaggaggaggaggcggtggagttaaagcaagaaaaaacacaattaaaagggggaaggaaacagaaaacacaTGAAAATTGCTTCATGTTGATTCATGCATACAcgcaaggaaagaaaagaaagtcaCGGAAGAAAGAGATGTACTCCGTGTGCATCTACGTTTGGGCGTCTGCGTTTACATGCTTGCAAGTGAAGGAAGACGTGAATTaaggaacaaaaggaagagggggagaaTGTGTAGCAACGCCGACATTGAACCATTTACAAGGCACAccaattctcttttttttgctactactactactgtTATTTGCTACTGCTTTTGTTATCTCGCGGGGTTTTCTACCTCGCTTGCGTGTctctagtttttttttttcatttctgcTCTCCCCGCTACCACCACGACCACGACCAGCGCCAACTAGTTTCATCGAGACTGGCGTATGGGCAGTTCTGTCCCCACCGCCGTGAGACCAGTAAGTCCATTAATACGTATGTCTCTGTGGATGCATATATGTGTCCGTGTATATCTGTCGGATTTTTGTAATTCATTTATGTTTCtccgtattttttttgtggaaggAGAGGGGAAGGAGGGTGAGGGGAGAGGGACAGGGAGAAGCGTGAGAAAGGCTGATGGTGTGAGAACTGGTACGtgccgcttttttttccccctccttcgtGACTGGTACGAGCTCCACTCACTGTGTCATGCAGCTCATTCGAcactctttctcttctttctctttttttcttctcttacACTTAACTATTGGTTTCATCGGATTAAATCTGTTAATGGAATGGACGTTGTTTTGCTCCGAAATGTGGAAACAAGTGGATGAAATTGAGTGCATTTCACCGAAAACACATTACGTAGTGAAAATAAGTTAACAACTAACAAACATAACGAAGTAAGGTACATAAAGCTACGGGAGCGCTGCTATCGCCCTTCAAAAGGTTTACTCAggatatacatatatatatatatatattgcccAGCTATATATTTCACCTGAACAATTTCAGCCGGGTCACGCAGGAGGGTAGACATGCAAAACCAGGCTCCAGTGGCGCATCCAGTGCTGTCGGCGTCTATTCTCTTTGATATTGTTGTCTTCGCCGGTGGGAAGGCGCCAGGACTAAATCCTCTTTGTGATAATGAGCCCAAACCCATGCTTTGTATCTGCAACCGCCCAATGATATGGTACTGCCTCTCACCATGGATAAAGGCCGGTTGTTCCACATTTTTTGTCTGCGTCAATGAGGATTATGCCGCACTGCAAAGTTACCTTTGCCGTGAGTTCCCCAAAGtagcttttgtttttgtgttagTGCCTTTGACGCAAAACCAAACGCCAACGACAACATGTGATGTTGTGCGGGGTTATTTGAAGCACAAGGAATCATTGAAGAGTGATCGTCTGAGCAAGCCACGAGACGCATTATTGCTCAGTTGCGACACCTTTCTTCCTGGGGTTGACGTTGAACACTTTATTCATAACTTTTATGCCTCGGTTGCATCCGTTTCGGTTCTATTGTTTCGTCCGATTTCaagcagcaacggcaacagtTGCGGAACGCAGCTAGGTCCAGCGGCAAGGGGCAACAGTGCTTCAACGCCAGCAGGCAGTGGGAAAGGCAACAAAGGCAGCCAAGGGAGTGGAGCATGCGCTGCTAAGCCTTATACCCACCACTTTACGTGTGTAGCCTATGAAGAGAAAAGCGGAGATCACGTCCGTAacgacaataacaataacggcAGTGCATTGTGCCCCGTTGCTAGTGGGGTTACAGAAAACTCAAACAAGGGCTCCAATTGTGTGAGTCATCATCGacttcatttcatttgccCCCGCGAAGATGAACCTGAGCCTTGCATTAGTTTTGGTTTCGCGGCGCGAAGGCCCAACCTTACTTTTGCTGCTGACGTTGTGGACGTACACGCATACCTTGTGCGGAACTGGGTCCTTCATTACATGGCGGAGTCAACAGGGGAGGGAATGACCGTACAGCGAGATTGCATTCCTTTCCTCGCCCGCAGCCAACACAGTACGGTGAATGTGGATCAGGGGGTTCTTTTGAGGCCCGACAACAAGTTGAAATACACTATTCCCAATCACTGGCTATTtgatgagagttcccctgtaCCTCTCCTTAATGGACGACGAGGCCCTGTTTTACCGGTGGAGGCGGATAATCTTCTGGTTTGTTGCACGATTTACGAGGAGGATGCGGCGATGCCCATGCGTGCGTTCCGTGCGAAGACAAGAAAAGATTTTGTAGCCCTCAACCACGACATATTGTTGAGTAAGTGCGAGGTTCTTGGCTTAGCGGAGGGAACCGGTGATCTCCGTAGcactaaacaacaacaccaagcTGAACGGTATCACCACCAAAAACAGACGGCATCCAACCCCAATTGTGAGACGGCAGTTGAGATGTTCCCTTCGTTACCGGCCAGCGCGTTGGCGCTCTGCAATTTGCTTCCCGACTCACCCATTACAGTCGTGGTGAAGAATGAATCCTCGAGGGTTCACATCAAGTGTAGTTTCTTACGCTCAGCACCGGCAGGCAGTGCCTTCATCACCAGCAGCATCGTTGGGAGCAATGTGATATTGGGATCAAATGTGCGTATCACAAATAGCATTATTCTAGATAATGCGGAAATAGGGGCAAACTCAACAATTACGGGTTCCGTCATTGGATCCTCTGCAATGTTGAACCCAGGGATTCGCGTGGTGAACTGCGTTGTAGGACCGCAGTGTCTTGTGGAGTCTGATAAGAAAGATTCAGTCATCCGTGTTTGAGAGGATGCTATGTGTGAGGGAAATGTGagagaaaggagggggaagtaTATGCCTTTTCTACgagttttctttcctttcgtttatGGTGGGAAGTGATGACAGACGATTAGGCTTTTTGCACTCATCGTGGAAGTGGGCGAAAACAAATAAGACAAggacaccaacaaaaaataaaataaaatgaatgcaGCACATTGGAAGAGCAGGGCAAAGCTCAGGTTGTTTTTAGTGATGGTCgagtttatatatatatatatatatatgttgggCGGTGGCGTAAAAAGAAGTTTTCATCAAGGTGGTTCACAGCTATGATTTTGGAGGAACGGaaacaaatgaacaaaaCGGTCCgcttgtttgtgcgtgtttctCCATTATTCACTTGCGGTGGCTCTTGTGTTGTCGTCTTCTATACTGAATCTTGGCGTGatgctttccctccctttttaaaatttttttttacgcatATGTTAATTTGCCTCCCTCCTCTTACCTGTGCTCTTAAGGTAAGGGGACATGCGATGAATAAGTGCGTATTCAAACTCATGGCCTCAGCGGCGAAGTAATCTGCACCTTCTCatctgcttgtttttttctttcctttttttttttgcggcaaAACATTAAAAGACCGCAATAACGGCAACGACAGTACATACATCGAATGGATATAGAAAAATGACAGTCGCAAAGAAGTGTATGGTTGTTTTACAACACGGATCACACGGTACACACCTGGACTTGGCGTGTCTCTCGCAGTACCTAAAAGCGAAGGATCCCCGACTTATCGTGTGGGAGtcatataaaaatgaaggtaTGCGCACAGATGATGGTGTGGTCCCTTGTGGAGAGCGACTTGCAGACGACTTAATTCGGGAAATCAAGGAATTATGCTCAACACCAACGCAATCCGGGGGCGATGGCGGTCGTGAGAAGGTTGTTGTGCAGATGAGTTTCGTCTGTCACTCGATGGGTGGACTCATCGTGCGTGAGGCGCTCCCACGGGTTTGGGACAAAGTTGAATCCCAAAAAGGGAAACTCGAAATAGAGTGGAACATGTTTTGTACTATTGCCACACCTCACGGAGGAGTTTGTCAGATGGCTTCAACCTTACGGTATTATTTGGGTCGGTTGATCTCTTTCTTCTACTCTACTTCGTACCATGACATGTTTCTCGGGTCAGATGTCCTTACGGATCGGTTATTATCACCAAAGCACTTGTCATGCCTCGCTGCCTTTAAGCGTCGCCTACTCGTTTCCAGCATAAACGACATCCTCGTGCCGTTGATGAGTAGCGGCTTTATGCTAACGCCTTCTCAACGCGGGTTAGCAGGGGATATGCTGCGGGAGGAGCAAAAACAGCTCTGTGCCTTCaacgaaagggaaatgtACGACAAAATGCGGACAATCACGGAGATTCCAAAGGAGGAATGGCCTGCGAATAAGTTCCTAGCAGAGCGGCGCATTGCGAAAACTCTTGTACAGGCTGTGGGCAATTTTgattctgttgttgtggatTTGCGCTCCCCGAGGTTGGAGGAACTGTACGAAGACAGAAAGCGTAGAACAACGGCCTGGTATGGAGCGAACAAAAGGTCCCATCAAGCGATGGTGTGCAAACCCCCATTCGACACAGTGGAGGAAGCCTTCGGTTTTGTGTCTCACATGGTTGGAGACGAAGTGCTGGCAACCTTCCAGGAGCAGAAGGGAAGGACGatgtttcccctcccccccgcacacacacacacacacacactttcaccCAACTATTTTTAGTGTTAATGGGTTCACCGTATTGGAAGGGTGCTGTGTTGACTTATCTGATGGTGTATTTACTGAACTAGGggtatggagaaaaaaatacctgtatatatatacatatatatatatacaatgCGTATGCATGTGTGTAGTTTCACTTCACCTTTTTGGGTGCGAATTAAATGTATAGATGAGCAGCCGGTCCGGTGTGTTTGAAACCAAACTCGTGTGGTATGCACCTTGTGGTGGTATTGGCGGTAGCGGAGGATTTCACgctgtaaaaaagaaaaaaaaacaacaacaaatggcgGGTGGCTTTTGGCAGTCGTGTTTGGGCAGACGCAAAACCATGCAAATGCATGTACTGCCACTCCGCGGCCCCCGTCGATACTGATGCCTGCAGGGATGAGGTGAAAAGTTGTTGCCACGAGGGGAACTTCCTCGTATCATTTGATTGTTCTGCGCCTTTGCTTTGTCtgtcctccctttttttttcttgctttgttGGATGCGGTATATCGCCGACTCGTCCATTAGCCTGTGCTCCTTGATTGACCCTATCCTGTTCgattttttccttgttttctgTGCCGAGGATGCCGAAgcgggtttttttttaccacaaCCTTTACTTTCAGTTCCTCCCCCCTTCTCATATTTGTTCTCAATCTCCTGCTGATGCGTTGTTAGCAATACTCTTACTGTTTCCACTctcgtttcttttgtttttcatacGAACACACTTATCAACGCGTCCACTTTGGCAAATACgcgtgtatatttatattgttCTTGCTTACGTGTGAATGCAATACTCgaagaaaagggatgaaTAGGTGCAATCCTATCTCTCTCATATCTGTGTTGCTTCTATGTTGCAACGCCTGTTTGGCGCAAACGAATTGGGTCAATTCCACTGAACTGCATTTTAAGCTCCCTCCAAAGGCTCTGCGTGTCACATCGCTTGCGGACTGGAATAACCAAAACCGAGTAGGTTTTATTGGAACATGGGAGGATCGCGCGTCCCTTGTGTGGTACTGCAGCAAAGAAGGTGGTGATGACCTTTATAGTGTTTGCTGGGAGTCAGCCGAGTTTAGTGAGCCAATTGTCAGCACCATTGTGGCAGATTTGAATCGGGATGGCGTGCTGGACATTCTTGTTCAGGGAGAAGGTGGGtcgttgttttttattgATGGTAATAACCGCAGTTTGACACCGGCTGCTATTGAGACGGGCGGGCCACTTAACTATGATTCCACCATCCCTCAGATAAGCATTGTAAATGTGGATGGCACATGCGGTCTGTCCGATATTGCATTTGTGGACACAAATGGTTCGCTCATTGTCCTGTCGGCTACAACGGAGACGTCTAAAGATGGGATGTGCAGAGGAGAGGGTCTACCTACATTCGAACCGGAAGAGTTTGTGacgggggaaaagggggtaCGGGAGGTAGTTCCACTTAGCATTATCTCAGATGACATCGACGGAGACTGCGTCGCTGACTTGCTTTACATGGTTCACACCATCTCGACAAATATAGTTGAGGTCTATGCTTTCTTCCCGCGAACCGCTAGACATGAACTTCTGCTGACTTTATCAGATGCAAATCGGTATGGGTTTCCAAGTACTGCGGACATCAATGGCGATGGGGCCCCCGATTTGATATTTCCCCTATGCCGTACGGAAGGTGAATTAAAGGTCTTTGGGAACTGTTCTGCCTTTAATGGTGTTGCGGTATTTCAAAACAACCTGCAGGGATCGACTTCTTGCAGAGGCAGCTCTTGTTGTACCGGGCATCCCTACGGCTTTCTAAAGGATCCCTCATCTATATTCTTGCTTCAAGACAACGCTAATTGTGGTATCGACGTAAGTGCGGACTTTCCATTGTTTATACCTAACTCAAGAGAATCACCGTTGATCCTTCGGGCCGGTGATTGCGACCGAGATGGTTATGTGGACCTCCTGGTTCCCAGTACGCGCGGCCCGCTGTTGATTCAGAGTGCCGCGAACCCTAATGGGACGTTTCTTGGGTGTACTCCGGTGGACGATGCACTCACAGACCATTCAAAAAAACGGTCGTTACCATTTGGATCAGCAACGGCGTTCTTTGCCACGATCTCCGGTAAAGGTCAGCTCGATATTGTTTTAACCTATCACGGTAGTGAGGTTGTTCCACTGACCTTGTATGTTTCCCACACGCCATCACTGGAGCAAAACTACTTCCTTACTGGAAGTGCACTCAACGGAGTAGGAACTGGTGACCCATGGGGACTGTATCAACCCTCTGCGGTTCATCGCTTTGGATGGAATGATATTACCATGAAGAAGCGTTGGGCTTACGGGTCGCAGATGTCTCGAAGCCAAGGTCATGCGCTTCAGTCACCACAGTTGTTTTTCGGCTTAGGTCGCACCTTTTCATACGTCCAGGAATACACGGTCGGCATTCTTTTTCGTAAGGACGCTCTGTATCACCGCTGGTCAGCCAATCTCGTGCCAAATTCTCACGTGTTTACATGGATGCAACCACTGGCTTCTGCGGACCGGTGGCGCTTGCAGCTTTACTTAGCCTTCGCTACATACAAGGAACTGCTATTAATCGTGCTGGGAACCGTCCTAGTGTCTGTCGGGTTGCTTATTGCGTTATTAAGGTGGAGGGAATTACGGCAAGATCAGCGGGAGCTGAAGCTGAGGTAGCGAATTACGGGAGCATCAATCAGCTGTGGGGGCTGGTGTGAGGTATCGAAAGTTTTTAGTGAAAGCGCTGTGTGTCATTtgctaaaagaaaatacttaatcaaaaaaaaatacaattcGTTATCGCGTTCGCGACGGTGGTGTGCTATGTCTCAAACGGAGAAGGAACACGCCTCAACGGGCTTTCACCCCTTCATACTACTTGTCTTCCTTCCATCCACTGCTACAAGAACATGTTGATGTGTTTGGGTTCGTCCATATCTTCTTTGAACGGCTTttaacaataaaataaaaagtttcCCCAAGAAGGATTGAGAAGGAAAGACCTCCTGCTTAGTAGCAGcacaaagcaaaaggaagtaGACAAATGGGTCACCTCCACCAATGGCGCTCCCGCCAAAAGATTGGCATGGGCAAAGGATCCCGCCACTGCGTCATTTGCTCCAACCAAAAGGCTCTCATCCGCAAGTATGAACTGAACGTCTGTCGTCAGTGCTTCCGTGAGAATGCCGAGAACATTGGTTTCGTCAAGCTGCGTTAAGATCGCTGACACGTCATCGAATGATGAGCGAAATGGAGGGACTGACGACTCCCGTGATTGGCTGTATGGAAggcctttctctttttgtcttttctttcactgaTAGGGGTACGCAACTTACGtgctttttccctcttttttcctttacctcGTGAAGAGGCGAGGGTAACTGTCCTTTCCACCACCCCACTTATTCCTCCCTTGGCTTATCAACTGCATTCAGGGAATTTGTCGTACAACTAGTCGGGAATATTgcctcccttcccttcccttccttttctttctttttcttttcaaaccAGGGGGGTAGGTTCGTGCGGTCCACTACAGGGTTTTCAGAACCGCCTGCAAGTGGAGGCACAGACATAACCTCTGGTACCAGTGGCGACAAAAGGCGGTGGCATCTGAAAGAAGAGGTGAAGACCGCTACGTTGAGGGCGCAGGGTTGCACTAATGAAGTTTTCACGCGTTGCCATACCAGGGGTGAAGCATGTTATAACACTGTGTAGTGCGAAGGGGGGAGTGGGAAAGTCCACTTGTTCCGTTAATGTTGCGCTTGCTTTGAAAAATATCGGGTTTAATGTTGGTGTAGTGGATGCAGACATCACGGGACCGTCCATTCCTACGATGATGGGCGTGGACTCGTCCCAAGTGGAAACTTACCGCGTGGCGGGGAGTGACCGATTTGCACCACCTACCAATTTCGGGGTGAAGGTTATGAGCATGGGTCTTATCGTTCCTCATGATGAAGCTATAGCTGTGCGAGGACCAATGGTGAATAAGTATATCCGGGCCTTACTGTTTCAAACAGACTGGGATGAATTGGACTACCTGGTGATTGATATGCCCCCGGGAACGAACGATGTCCATCTCACAATTACACAAGAGGTAGTTTTGAGGGGTGCCGTTATCATTTCTACGCCACAGAAGATTGCCCTAGTAGACGTCAGGCGTGGCATAGATATGTTTGCAGCAGTAAACACGCCTATAATTGGGATTGTGGAAAACATGAGTTACTTTAAGTGTACCCAATGCGATACAAAGCATTATCTTTTCGGTACTGGTGGAGTCAAGGCGACGGCGGAGGAGCTTGGGGTTCCATACCTCGGTGAGGTGCCTTTCCAACAACGCATTATGTCAGACACAGACGAAGGATACCCGCCGGCACTAAGGGGGGACCGCTCTCTAGATGCTGCCCTCCCATTTTATGAGCTTGCCGAGCGTATTGACACTGCAGTAAATGCTCTGGTAGCTGGTAACGACGGGCGCAAGCAAACGGTAGAAACACCTACCATAACGTTTCAGTAAAAACGATAATCCGAAAAGGTGCGTCGTTCACACAAGCCGTAACGCATTCTTTTCCCTACGACGTCAACTTACTTTGTTATTATACTATTCTTCACTAAAATAAATCATTACTGATCCCTCTCTGCGTTTAAGCGCAACCCCACTCTTTCCAAATGCCCTTTTCACCGATCACTAAAAGCTCCACACgcgcatacatacatattttttcttctttctccttcccatTCCCTCGAATGTGTATTGCTGTAAGACTATTAACTACGTCAAGGGCACAAACATTTAAAAGAGTTGATAAACACAAAGTTCATACAAAAGGAATTAAACTGATCAGCTGAATTCTAAACCCCGGCATTATATCGATGATGCGTCCACTCTCACTTGTGTGGTGGGCTATCTTCGTACTCCTCGCTGCTACGGGCGCAAATTGCTCGTACGTGCTGGAGCTTGTCCAGGTGGTTCATCGTGGTGGAATCACCCCGCCGCCCGTCGGAACACCCGATCGCGAAAAACTATGCAGCCCCGACAGCGGGAGCAGTTGTGCCGCCATCGCAAATCATGGCGTGCAACAGCTTATCGACATGGGTGCCTACATTGAGAAACTTTacaaaaatgatgatgaaacAGAAGGGGCCAAAGCATGGTTGGGCTCCACATATGATTCGACCGCTGTGTACACTCATTCCTTTGCTGATCCCGCACTGGTGCAGGCTGCAACAGCTTTACTGAAGGGTATATACGCCGAGGAGCAGGGTAATATCACACCTGCAGTGATTTCAGCACCTCCCGCCGATGATACGCTACTCAATGTTAATGCTCTCCCTTCGTTTGTCCTCGGGAACGAGGCAAAAGCGCAGCATTTCAATAAGACAATGGAAGAAGCTGTAGACGAGCAGTTCCCCGACAGCAGTGTTATTGGTACGATGGGGAGGGAGGTTGGGTTAAGCGAAGCGTGTTCGTCAGCCGACAACCGTGTTTGGTGCTGCCACCGTCTGCAGCAACTCGCAACTATGTACTCTGCAATGAAGGATGGTGGTAGTGGTGCGCCAACGGTGATGGAAAATGTGGGACGACTGGATGCTGTTGCAACTGTTCGCTCCCATACGCTTTACGGTTACTCTACTGAGGATGAACTGGCGAAAGCCCGTGGGAGCCTTGGACAACCATTGGCACAGGAACTTCTTTTGGGAATGCGTCGCAAGATGTTGCAAAAGGATGATGTCAATTACAACACTCACAAAGTAATGCAGTATGTTCACAACACTCCAATCCGTACTACTGTTGGGTACCAACCAACGGACCTAGTGCCAGTTGCTGAAACCTTTCTTATTGACCTTCTCCGTGACGACACTACGGAAGTGTACTTTGTACGCCTACGCCACGCTGTTGTGAAAACGGAGCCCG includes:
- a CDS encoding MRP protein, putative, yielding MKFSRVAIPGVKHVITLCSAKGGVGKSTCSVNVALALKNIGFNVGVVDADITGPSIPTMMGVDSSQVETYRVAGSDRFAPPTNFGVKVMSMGLIVPHDEAIAVRGPMVNKYIRALLFQTDWDELDYLVIDMPPGTNDVHLTITQEVVLRGAVIISTPQKIALVDVRRGIDMFAAVNTPIIGIVENMSYFKCTQCDTKHYLFGTGGVKATAEELGVPYLGEVPFQQRIMSDTDEGYPPALRGDRSLDAALPFYELAERIDTAVNALVAGNDGRKQTVETPTITFQ
- a CDS encoding v-ATPase B subunit, which translates into the protein MGGHNEEVRMLSKQELLTEHIKELQKDYSIKPRLEYTTIRAVNGPLVILGNVRLPTFAEIVNIELADGTLRRGQVLEVDGDKAVVQVFEGTSGIDVMRSKCEFTGKVMELGVSEDMLGRVFNGSGIPIDDGPPVLAEQYRDIQGIPINPRARVYPEEMIQTGISSIDVMTSISRGQKIPLFSGAGLPHNEIAAQIVRQAGLVRREGKQEDFCIVFAAMGVNQETARFFRTEFEENGSMEKTVLFMNLANDPTIERIVTPRLALTTAEYLAYDCGKHVLVILTDMSSYADALREVSAAREEVPGRRGFPGYMYTDLACIYERAGRVLGRAGSITQIPILTMPNDDITHPIPDLTGYITEGQIYVDRQLHNRQLYPPINILPSLSRLMKNAIGEGMTRKDHSGVSNQMYAAYAVSRDILAMKAVVGEETLSSEDLLHLEFLEKFEKKFICQGFYESRDVFQSLDLCWQLLRIFPKVLLNKIDVKTRNEFYDRQPANR
- a CDS encoding membrane-bound acid phosphatase, putative; the encoded protein is MMRPLSLVWWAIFVLLAATGANCSYVLELVQVVHRGGITPPPVGTPDREKLCSPDSGSSCAAIANHGVQQLIDMGAYIEKLYKNDDETEGAKAWLGSTYDSTAVYTHSFADPALVQAATALLKGIYAEEQGNITPAVISAPPADDTLLNVNALPSFVLGNEAKAQHFNKTMEEAVDEQFPDSSVIGTMGREVGLSEACSSADNRVWCCHRLQQLATMYSAMKDGGSGAPTVMENVGRLDAVATVRSHTLYGYSTEDELAKARGSLGQPLAQELLLGMRRKMLQKDDVNYNTHKVMQYVHNTPIRTTVGYQPTDLVPVAETFLIDLLRDDTTEVYFVRLRHAVVKTEPAAMPSAADFPFRCVNAAGDSSGVKSKDGFICPFDDFVRFVDSSKGTGAGGAICHLDTSTADNLQCSVVGPPTSPQCERYRRLCPRLACPDGHIYDVVSGMCSLRFVKVDAMRSDGAIGLIVSMLFIGVILSIGILHWCPLLCLGVSPKDPTVR
- a CDS encoding FG-GAP repeat protein, putative produces the protein MNRCNPISLISVLLLCCNACLAQTNWVNSTELHFKLPPKALRVTSLADWNNQNRVGFIGTWEDRASLVWYCSKEGGDDLYSVCWESAEFSEPIVSTIVADLNRDGVLDILVQGEGGSLFFIDGNNRSLTPAAIETGGPLNYDSTIPQISIVNVDGTCGLSDIAFVDTNGSLIVLSATTETSKDGMCRGEGLPTFEPEEFVTGEKGVREVVPLSIISDDIDGDCVADLLYMVHTISTNIVEVYAFFPRTARHELLLTLSDANRYGFPSTADINGDGAPDLIFPLCRTEGELKVFGNCSAFNGVAVFQNNLQGSTSCRGSSCCTGHPYGFLKDPSSIFLLQDNANCGIDVSADFPLFIPNSRESPLILRAGDCDRDGYVDLLVPSTRGPLLIQSAANPNGTFLGCTPVDDALTDHSKKRSLPFGSATAFFATISGKGQLDIVLTYHGSEVVPLTLYVSHTPSLEQNYFLTGSALNGVGTGDPWGLYQPSAVHRFGWNDITMKKRWAYGSQMSRSQGHALQSPQLFFGLGRTFSYVQEYTVGILFRKDALYHRWSANLVPNSHVFTWMQPLASADRWRLQLYLAFATYKELLLIVLGTVLVSVGLLIALLRWRELRQDQRELKLR